One segment of Oenanthe melanoleuca isolate GR-GAL-2019-014 unplaced genomic scaffold, OMel1.0 S379, whole genome shotgun sequence DNA contains the following:
- the LOC130266956 gene encoding LOW QUALITY PROTEIN: uncharacterized protein LOC130266956 (The sequence of the model RefSeq protein was modified relative to this genomic sequence to represent the inferred CDS: inserted 1 base in 1 codon) produces MQAFLGMVGWCRLWIANDGLLVKPLYRALKAAERGIIPWTEHARAAFKQLKHSLMSAPALGLPDLTKPFELFTYERQNMALGVLAQRLGNQRRAVAYFSKQLDSVAQGWPGCLKAVAATVILIQEARKLTLGQHIVVYVPHAVAAVLEQKGGHWLSGNRMLKYQSLLLEQDDVTLKTTSVVNPAMFLSSILIDNEPEHDCLQIIEEVYSSRPDLKDVPMENPDWELFTDGSSFMKNGKRMTGYAVTTQDKVIEAKALPADVSSQKAELIALXLDLSEGKKVNIWTDSKYAFSVVHAHGAIWKERGLLNAQGNQIKHAEQILALLESIKRPAEVAVMHCRGHQKGKTAPELGNCFADKMARRIAEKGILAVIPQKEIDLSGYTPKYDQADHKLIKFLKAKITESGWAVTPTNQVVVPPLILRELVQREHETTHYGVENLLKHLRKVVIGKGMIDIIQSVVSKCEICCKNNPDTRKRVVLGITKAGDLPGDYWQIDFAELPRKEGYRYILVLVDTFSGWPEAYPCRTNTAREVVKVLLNHIIPRFGVPLGISSDRGPHFVATVVKDVSQILGITWDLHTPYRPQASGKVERMNGTLKRQISKICQETSMTWVQALPIALLRIRIQPRRRGNISPYEILYGRPYQSPHIPGEIHLKGKCDLQRYLMALGSTLQKLQRYIVLSRPIGLDTPAHPFQPGAWVYVKWWDSDPLQAKWKGPFKVLLTTFSAVKVADRGPWIHYSRIKKASAPKQL; encoded by the exons ATGCAAGCTTTCCTGGGAATGGTAGGTTGGTGTCGTTTATGGATAGCAAATGATGGACTTCTAGTAAAACCTCTATATAGGGCCTTAAAAGCAGCCGAGAGAGGAATTATTCCATGGACTGAACATGCTAGAGCAGCTTTTAAACAGCTGAAACACTCACTGATGTCAGCTCCAGCATTGGGACTGCCAGATTTAACTAAACCTTTTGAACTTTTTACATATGAGAGACAGAACATGGCTTTGGGGGTGCTAGCACAGCGTCTCGGGAACCAGCGGAGAGCTGTGGCCTACTTTTCCAAACAGCTGGATAGTGTTGCCCAAGGTTGGCCGGGGTGCCTAAAGGCTGTGGCAGCCACTGTCATTTTAATCCAGGAGGCCCGAAAACTTACCCTTGGGCAACACATTGTGGTGTATGTACCCCATGCCGTGGCAGCTGTCCTTGAGCAAAAGGGGGGACATTGGCTGTCTGGCAACCGGATGCTGAAATACCAATCACTGTTGTTAGAGCAAGATGATGTTACCCTAAAAACAACTTCTGTTGTTAACCCTGCTATGTTTCTGTCCTCCATCTTAATTGACAATGAGCCGGAGCATGACTGCTTGCAGATAATTGAGGAGGTCTATTCCAGCCGACCAGATCTGAAGGATGTGCCCATGGAGAATCCAGATTGGGAACTCTTTACCGACGGAAGCAGCTTCATGAAAAATGGTAAAAGGATGACAGGCTATGCAGTGACCACACAGGATAAGGTGATCGAGGCAAAGGCCCTGCCAGCAGATGTGTCATCGCAGAAAGCTGAGCTGATTGCAC ATCTAGACCTGAGtgagggaaaaaaggtaaatataTGGACCGATTCCAAATATGCATTTAGTGTTGTCCATGCCCATGGAGCCATTTGGAAAGAGAGAGGACTTTTGAATGCTCAAGGTAATCAAATTAAACATGCTGAGCAAATACTCGCCCTCTTAGAGAGCATTAAAAGACCTGCAGAAGTAGCTGTCATGCACTGTAGAGGTCACCAAAAGGGGAAAACTGCTCCAGAATTGGGAAATTGCTTTGCTGATAAAATGGCAAGAAGGATTGCAGAAAAGGGTATTCTTGCAGTAATTCCACAGAAAGAGATTGATTTGTCAGGGTACACCCCAAAATATGATCAGGCAGACCACAAACTAATAAAATTCCTTAAAGCTAAAATCACAGAAAGTGGGTGGGCTGTTACCCCGACGAACCAGGTGGTAGTCCCACCCCTGATCCTTCGGGAATTAGTTCAGAGAGAACACGAAACCACACATTATGGGGTTGAAAACCTTTTGAAACACCTAAGAAAGGTAGTAATAGGGAAGGGAATGATTGATATTATACAATCAGTAGTGAGTAAATGTGAgatttgctgtaaaaacaacccCGACACAAGAAAGAGAGTTGTATTAGGAATAACAAAGGCAGGAGATCTTCCTGGGGATTACTGGCAAATAGATTTTGCGGAGTTACCACGCAAAGAGGGATACCGGTACATACTGGTATTGGTTGACACCTTCAGTGGATGGCCAGAAGCTTACCCCTGTCGCACTAACACAGCTAGGGAGGTGGTGAAAGTTTTGCTTAACCACATAATTCCGAGATTTGGGGTTCCCTTGGGAATATCATCAGATAGGGGACCACACTTTGTCGCAACAGTGGTCAAAGATGTTAGCCAGATTTTGGGAATTACTTGGGATCTACACACACCTTATAGACCCCAAGCGAGTGGTAAAGTTGAACGTATGAATGGGACTCTTAAGAGACAAATTAGTAAAATTTGTCAGGAGACATCCATGACGTGGGTTCAGGCCCTACCTATAGCTTTATTGAGAATTCGCATTCAACCGAGGCGGAGGGGTAACATCAGTCCCTATGAAATACTGTATGGCAGACCATATCAAAGTCCACACATTCCAGGTGAAATTCATCTGAAGGGGAAATGTGATCTGCAGCGCTATTTAATGGCTTTAGGTTCCACTTTACAGAAGCTTCAGCGTTACATCGTGTTATCCAGACCCATAGGACTGGACACACCTGCACATCCGTTCCAACCTGGAGCTTGGGTCTATGTAAAATGGTGGGACAGTGATCCTCTGCAAGCTAAGTGGAAAGGGCCATTCAAAGTCCTGCTGACAACCTTTAGTGCAGTTAAAGTTGCTGACAGAGGACCCTGGATTCACTATTCCAGAATTAAGAAAGCTTCAGCTCCCAAACAATTATAA